In the Nocardioides panaciterrulae genome, CCGCAGGCACCGCACCGGGCTCGCCGCCGTCGAGGACCACGCCGTACGGCGACCAGGGCGTGGGCTCGCCCGGCAGCTCCTCGCGGGTGGCCCGCCCCGGGCGGGCCACCAGCGTCACGCTCGGGGCTGCGTTGTCGGCCTCGAGCAGCTCGTGCAGCTCGGTCCAGCCGACCGCGTTGCGCAGCTCCTCGACCACCCACTGCGGGTGGCTGTACGCGATCGCCGCGTAGCGCACGGGGGCCACCTTCGGGTCCGGCGCGACCCGGCCGATCCAGGCCTCGAGGTCCTGCTCGGAGACCCGGCGGAGCACCGCGTTGGCGAAGCCCGCGGCGCCCGAGCTGACCTTCGCGCGCACCAGGTCCACGGTGGTGCTGATCGCGGCGTGCGCCGGCACCCGCATGGACAGCAGCTGGTGGGTGCCGAGCCGCAGCGCGTCGAGGACCTTCGCCTCGACCTTGCTGAGCGGCCGGTCCACGCACGCGGCCAGGATCGCGTCGTAGGTGCCGCGCCGGCGGATCGTCCCCGAGACCAGCTCGGTGACGAACGCCGCGTCGCGGCCGCTCAGCTGGTGCTGGCGGAGCACGGTGGGCAGCACGAGGTTGGTGTAGGCCTGGTCGACGCGCACCGCCTTGAGCACGTCGAGGGCCGCCAGGCGGGCGGGGTCCGCGGCCGCACGCCCGGAGGCGGCGCGGGTCGGGGCCGGCCCAGTGCCCCCGCTGCGGCCCCGGCCGGCGGACGGCTCAGCCATCGAGGAACGACCTCGCCAGGGGCCGCGAGGCTCGCGCCGGCCGGGGGCCGGTGATCAGCTCGGCAGGGCCGGTGCGGAGGGCCAGGAGGTCGACGTACTTCTCAGCGGTCGCCGGTCGGCTCAACAGCCCGACCGTGACGCCGGTCGTGGTCGCGTTCACCGGAACTCCGCTCCCGTCTCGAGCCGCACGCCGCGCGCCCAGTCGGCGGCCGGCATCTGCTTCTTGCCGAAGGCCTTGACCTCGCCCAGGCGGACCGGCCCGGCGCCGGTGCCGACCAGGACCTCGTTCCGCGCCACCGCGAGCACGCCCGGCGCGACGGGGGCGGCGCCGGGCACCGGCACCACCGGACCGAGCTTGATCCGCTGCTCCTCGAAGGTCGTCCACGCGCCGGGGGCCGGCGTGCAGGCCCGCACCCTCCGATCCACCGCCACCGCCGGCTCGCGCCAGTCGACGCGGGCGTCGTCGACGGTGATCTTCGGGGCCAGGCTCACGCCCTCGGCCTGTTGCGGGCGGGCCTCGATCGAGCCGTCCTCGAGGCCGTCGAGGGTGGCCACCAGCAGGCCGGCACCGCCCTCGGCGAGGCGCGCCAGCAGGTCGCCCGCGGTGTCGTCCGACCGGATCCGCTCGGTCATCACCCCGAAGATCGGGCCGGCGTCGAGCGCCTTGACGATGCGGAACGTCGTCGCGCCCGTCACCTCGTCACCGGCCCAGAGCGCGTGCTGGACCGGGGCCGCACCGCGCCAGGACGGCAGCACCGAGAAGTGCAGGTTCACCCAGCCATGGTGGGGGATGTCCAGGGCCGACTGCGGGAGCAGCGCGCCGTAGGCGACCACCGGGCAGCACTCGGGCGCCAGGTCGCGCAGCGCCTGCTGGAACTCCGGGTCGCGGGGGTGCTCCGGCTTGAGCACCGGGAGGCCGAGCTGCTCGGCGCGGTCGGCGACCGGGCTGGCCGTGAGGCGGCGCCCCCGGCCCGCGGGGGCGTCGGGGCGGGTGACGACCCCGACCAGCTCGTGGTCGGAGGCCGCGAGGGCGTCGAGGGAGGGTACGGCGGCCTCGGGGGTGCCGGCGAAGACGATCCTCATCCGGCTCAGAAGCCCAGTCCGCGGGTGACGTGCGGCGAGACCTTCACGGTGGGCCGCTCCAGCCCGAACCACTCCGACTCCCGGATCGCCTTCATCGCGGCCTTGCGGGCCTCGGGATCGAGCCGGTCGACGAACAGCACACCGTCGAGGTGGTCGGTCTCGTGCTGGATCGCCCGGGCAAGGTAGTCCGACCCGGTGAGCGTCACCGGCTCGCCGTGCATGTCGAAGCCGTGGGCGACCACCGAGAGCGCGCGCCGGCAGTCGAAGGTGAGCTCGGGGATCGACAGGCACCCCTCGGGGCCGTCCTGCAGCTCCTGCGAGAGCTCGAGCCGGGGGTTGATGAGGTGGCCGACCTCGCCGTCGACGTTCCAGGTGAAGGCGCGCAGCCCGACTCCGATCTGCGGCGCCGCGAGCCCCGCCCCGGGCGCGGCGAGCATCGTGTCGGTCAGGTCGGCGACCAGCCGCCGCAGCTCCTTGTCGAAGTCGACCACCTCGACGGCGGGCTTGCGCAGGACGGGGTCGCCGAAGAGGCGGATCGGCTGGACGGCCACGGAACTCCTAGCGATCGGGGTGCGGGGCACAGTCTAGAGAGCCCGGGTTCACAGGGTCAGCGGGTCCACCTGCACGCGGACCGCGTCGAGCTTGCGGCTCGACCGGAGGCGCTGGAGGGCGCCGAGCGCGAGCGACAGGTCCCGGCCCCGTGCCCGGGGCACCCGGATCACCACCCGGCACTCCCCCTCCCCCAGCTCGACGGGCCCGAGCACCTCGGCGTCCGGCGGCGGGTCGAACAGCGTGAGCGCGTCGTCGACCGCCCCCGGCTCGCCGGTGATCGTCGCCAGCCGGCTGGCCGGCGGCAGGTGCGCCTCCTGCCGCTCCTGCATCTCCCGGGCCGCGAAGCCGGCCGGGTCCCAGCGCACCAGGGCCTGGAGCCCGGGATGGCCGGGGTCGCCGACGGCCACCACGGCTCCCCCCGGGCGGACCAGCCCGGCGGCGCCGAGCCAACGGCGCAACGCCTCCTCACCGGCGCGGAGGTCGGTGCGGGCCAGCAGCAGCCAGGTGTCGAGCAGCAGGACCGCTGCGTACCCACCCCGGGCCACGGGTTCGCCACCGGGGGTGGCCACCACGATGGCCGGTTCCTCGTCCACCTCGGCCAGCACCCGGTCGCCGCTGGAGGTGCGCACCCTCGTCCGGGGGAAGGTGCGGCCGAGCTCCTCGGCGGTCCGGGCGTCGCCGAGCACGGGGGCGCGCAGTCCCCGGTGGCCGCATTCCGGGCAGGCCCAGGCGGGCGCCGGGGCCGCGCACCAGCGGCAGGCGGGCGGCGTGGTGGCCCCGGTCAGGACCAGCGGCCCCTGGCAGGTGGTGCAGCGCGCCGGGGCGCGGCAGCGCTCGCAGGCCAGGGCGGCGGCGTACCCGGTGCGGGGGGTCTGCACCAGCACCGGCCCCTCCTCCAGGCCGCGACGGATCGCGTCGAAGGCCTGGCGCGGCACCCGAGAGGCCCGGGCCAGCGGGTCGCGCTCGAGGTCGCGGTCGGAGGCACCCGCGACCGAGACCGTGACCCGCTCGCGCAGCACGCCGCGGGCCGGGGCGAGCTCGTGGGCCCAGCCGGTCCGCAGGAGGTACTCGCCCTCGACCGTGCGCGCGAAGCCGCCGACCAGCGCGCCGGCGTCCTCGCGCTCGGCCCGGACCAGCAGCGTCTCGCGGGTGTGCGGGTAGGGCGCCCGGGGCTCGGCGTGCAGGTCGTCGCCGTCGTCCCAGACCGCGACCAGGCCGAGGTCGTGGACCGGCGCGAACGCCGCGGCGCGGGTGCCGACCACGACGCGACGCGCCCCGCGGCGTACGGCCAGGAAGTCGCGGTAGCGCTGCGCCGGCCCGGCCTCGGCCGAGAGCAGCACGTGGTGGCCCTCCCCCAGCACCGTCGCCAGAGCCCGGTCGACGCGGGCCGCGTCCCTGCCGTCGGGCACGCAGAGCAGCGCCCCCCGGCCCGAGGCGTACGTCGCGGCCGCGGCGTGCGCCAGCGCCAGCGGCCAGTCGCTCGCCGGCGCGACCGACCACACCGCCCGAGGGGCGCCGCCGTCGGCGAGCCGGGCGAGGAACGCGGCGGCGTGCTCGTGACCGGCCCAGGCCGGCTCCGCGTCGGCGACGCGCCACGGCTGCCGCGGCGGGCTCGCGGGCGTGGGCTCCTTCTCGGTCGTGGCGTGCCGCGGCGGCACGGCCAGGCGCAGGACGTCGGACCTGGTCCCGGCGTACCGCTCGGCGAGGTCCGCGGTGAGCGCGGCCACCTCGGCCGAGAGGACCGGCTCCGCACTGACCACGCGGCGCAACGGGGCGAGCCGCCCCGGGTGCTCGCTGGCCGCGGCCCGGGCCAGGACGTAGCCGTCGACGTCCTGGCCGGCGAAGCGCACCTTGACCCGGACCCCGGGCTGCGCGACCGCCGCCACCGCCTCCGGGACCGCGTAGTCGAAGGGCCGGTCGAGGTGGGCGAGCGGGACGTCCACGAGCACGCGGGCCACCGGGTCGACCTCCGCGATCGCCTGCTCCGCGGCCTTGCGCTGCCGGGTCGCCCGAGCCTTGGCCCGGGAGGCCTGCACCGAGGCGCGCACCAGCCCGGGCAGCAACTCGGGATGGTCCTCGGGGTCGGTCATGGGCGCAGTTCTACCAGCGGCTGCCGACGGCGCGGCCGGGGCGGTGACGCCCCGGCCGGGTGCCGTGTGGGCTGGCCGGGGTGCCGTGCGGCCGGCCCCGGGCGCGGCTCGGCCCGCGGGGTTGTCAGGGTGTGCTTGCGGTTGGGGGGCGTTGCAACGGCCCCCAACCGAGGGAATCCCCGGCCAGCCGGGGATTCCCTCAGCCGGATTGCCGCCGCCCGACCCCCTCCGGGGGCGGGGGCGTCAGCCGCGGACGGCGGCCTGGAGGGCGGCGGCGCGGTCGGTGCGCTCCCAGGTGAAGTCGTCCAGCTCACGCCCGAAGTGGCCGTACGCCGCGGTCTGGGCGTAGATCGGGCGCAGCAGGTCCAGGTCGCGGATGATCGCGGCCGGGCGCAGGTCGAAGGCCTCGAGCACGGCCCGCTGGATCTGCTCGTCGGGCACGTTGCCGGTGCCGAAGGTCTCGATGAAGACACCGACCGGCTGGGCCTTGCCGATGGCGTAGGCGACCTGCGCCTCGCAGCGGTCGGCGAGGCCGGCGGCGACGACGTTCTTGGCGACCCAGCGCATGGCGTACGCCGCGGACCGGTCCACCTTCGAGGGGTCCTTGCCCGAGAACGCGCCGCCCCCGTGGCGGGCCATGCCGCCGTAGGTGTCGACGATGATCTTGCGCCCGGTCAGGCCGGCGTCACCCATCGGGCCGCCGACGACGAAGCGCCCCGTGGGGTTGACCAGGAGCCGGTAGCTCTCCGAGGGCAGGTCGAAGGTCTCGAGCACCGGGTCGATGACGTGCTTCTTGACGTCGTCCTCGAGGCTGCCGAGCTCGGTCTCCTCGGTGTGCTGGGTGGAGAGCACCACGGTGTCGATGCGGACCGGGCGGTTCGCGGCGTCGTACTCGATGGTGACCTGGGTCTTGCCGTCGGGGCGCAGGTAGCCGAGGCTGCCGTCCTTGCGGACGGTGGAGAGCCGCTCGGCGAGCCGCTGGGCGATCACGATCGGCAGCGGCATCAGCACGTCGGTGTCGTTGCAGGCGTAGCCGAACATCAGGCCCTGGTCGCCGGCGCCCTGCTTGTCCATCGCGTCGACCGAGCCGGTGCGGCTCTCGTGGCCGGTGTCCACGCCCTGGGCGATGTCGCCGGACTGGCCGCCGATGGCCACCATCACGCCGCACGAGGCGCCGTCGAAGCCCTTGCTGGAGGAGTCGTAGCCGATCTCGAGGATCCGGTCGCGGACGATCTTCTTGATGTCGACGTAGCCGGTCGTGTCCACCTCGCCGGCCACGACCACCAGACCGGTGGTCAGCAGGGTCTCGACCGCGACCCGGCTGCCCGGGTCCTGGGCGAGCATGGCATCGAGGACGGAGTCGCTGATCTGGTCAGCGATCTTGTCCGGGTGCCCCTCGGTCACAGACTCCGAGGTGAAGAGACGTCCAGCCACAGTGCTACCCACTCCCGTTCGTTGGCGAATGACTCAACACTATCCGTCGTCCCGCGAAGTGGGACGGCGGTCCGTACTGAGAACTCATCAAAATGAGGATGGCCGCTCACGGGGCCAGGCGGCGCACGACCTCGTCCCAGATGACGTGGGCGAGCGCGGACTTGCTGCCCCGGGCCACCTCGACCGCGGCACCGTCGGCCCCGAGGATGACGGCCTCGTTGTCGGCGCTGCCGAAGACCGCGCCTCCGCTCACGTCGTTGACCACCAGCAGGTCGCAACCCTTGCGGGCGAGCTTGGCCCGGCCGAGCTCGAGCACGCTCCCGGTGTCGTCCCCGGTCTCCGCCGCGAAGCCGACGATGACCTGGTCGGCTCTGGCCCGGTCCTGGCTGATCTTGGCGAGTACGTCGGGGTTCTGGACCAGCTCGATGGCCGGTGCGGACCCGTCGGCGGCCTTCTTGATCTTGGCCTCGCTGACCCGGGCCGGCCGGAAGTCGGCGGGCGCGGCGGCCATCACCACCGCGTCGACGGAGCCCGTCTCGGCGGTGACCGCGTCGAGCAGCTCGCCGGTGGTCTCGATGCGCACGACCTTCACGCCGGCGGGGTCGGGGAGCGCGACGTTGGCGCTGACCAGCGTCACCTCGGCGCCGCGCGCGGCCGCGGCCCGCGCGAGCGCGTAGCCCTGCAGTCCGGAGGACCGGTTGCCGAGGAAGCGGACCGGGTCGAGCCGCTCGCGGGTGCCGCCGGCCGACACCAGCACGTGGCGACCCGCCAGGTCGAGGGCTCCGGACCCCCGGGCCAGCACCTGGCCGCAGAGCTCGAAGATCTCGCCGGGCTCGGGCAGCCGGCCCTTGCCGGTGTCCTTGCCGGTCAGGCGGCCCTCGGCGGGCTCGATGACGACGCAGCCGCGCTCGCGCAGGGTCGCGACGTTCGCGCGGGTCGCGGCGTGCTCCCACATCTCGGTGTGCATGGCGGGCGCGAACACGACCGGGCAGCGCGCGGTCAGCAGCGTGTTGGTGAGCAGGTCGTCGGCCAGCCCGTGGGCGGCCTTCGCCAGCAGGTCGGCGGTGGCCGGGGCCACCACGACCAGGTCGGCCTGCTGACCGATCCGCACGTGCGGGACCTGATGGACCCCGCTCCACACGTCGGTCGCGACCGGCTTGCCGGACAGCGCCGCCCAGGTGGGGGCGCCGACGAACTCCAGCGCCGCGGCGGTCGGCACCACGGTCACGTCGTGGCCGGACTCGGTGAACCGGCGCAGCAGCTCGCAGGCCTTGTACGCCGCGATCCCGCCGGCCACGCCGAGGACGACACGAGGCCGCCTCCCCTCAGGGGAAGCGGCCTCGTCGACGGTGCTGGTGCTCAGCGGATCACTCGCTGTCGCTGTAGGAGACGTCGACCGAGGCGGCCTGAGCCGCCGCCTTCTCGGCGGCGAGCTCGGCGGGGTCGACGTCCTCACAGGTCAGCAGGTCCTCGTTGATCTCGCGCAGCGCGATCGAGAGCGGCTTCTCCTGGACGTGGGTGTCGACCAGCGGGCCGACGTACTCCAGCAGGCCCTCGCCGAGCTGGGAGTAGTAGGCGTTGATCTGGCGGGCGCGCTTGGCGCTGTAGAGGACCAGCTTGTACTTGCTGTCGGTCTTGGTGAGCAGGTCGTCGATCGGGGGGTTGGTGACACCCTCGGCGGCGATGTTGGGGGCAGACACGCGTGAAGCCTCGCTGGTGGAGTAGGGGCTGGTCGGACCGTGCGGTCGGGGCTCGGCGCCCCTCGGCCGCAGCCGTCAGCTGCTGCCGTCGGCGGGACGCTCGTCACCGACCATCATCAAGGCTACCAACTGCTCGGCGGCAGCGTGAACTTCGTGGTTGACGATCGTCACGTCGAACTCCGGCTCCGCCGCCAGCTCGTCGCGGGCGGTCTCCAGCCGCCGGGCCCGCTCCTCCTCGGTCTCGGTGCCGCGCCCGACCAGGCGACGCACCAGCTCCTCCCACGACGGGGGCTTGAGGAAGACGAACATCGCCTCGGGCATCGTCTCGCGCACCTGGCGTGCGCCCTGGAGGTCGATCTCCAGCATCGCCGGCCGCCCGGCGGCGAGGGCCGCCTCCACGGGGCCCCGCGGAGTGCCGTACCGCGCGGCCTTGTGCACGATCGCCCATTCCAGCAGCTCGCCGCCGTCGACCATCCGGTCGAACTCCTCGTCGGAGACGAACCAGTAGTGCACGCCGTGCACCTCGCCGGGCCGGGCCCGGCGGGTGGTCGCGGACACCGAGATCCACACCTCGGGGTGGGTGGCCCGGACCTCCGCGGCGACGGTGCCCTTGCCGACCGCGGTGGGTCCGGCGAGCACGACGAGCCGCGAGCGTCGCGCTCCGGCGTCGACGCGCCGGTCGGGGCCCGGGACGGGCTCAGTCACGCGCTGCGAACTCGCGCTCGAGCGCGGCCACCTGCTTGGTGCCCAGCCCCCGCACTCGGCGGCTCTCGGCGATCCCGATCCGCTCCATCATCTGGCGGGCCCGGACCTTGCCCAGCCCCGGCATCGACTGCAGCAGGTCGACGACCCGCATCTTGCCGATCACCTCGTTCTCCTGGCCCTCCTTGAGGACCTCCGCGATCGAGGCACCGGAGTTCTTGAGGCGGTTCTTCACCTCGGCTCGTTCCCTGCGGGAGGCGGCGGCCTTGTCGAGCGCTGCCTGGCGCTGTTCGGGGGTGAGCGGAGGCAAGGCCACGGGCGTCGGTCCTTCGGTCGCGGTCGGGCCCGAGTCCCGGACGTGGGGCACGGGATCGATCGGGTGAGGCGGTCGGTGCTGGCTCAATGTAGTCAGAAGCCGCGAAGCGCTGCAATCGGCCCCCACCGGCGCCCCGTCGATCCGTCCCGTGGTCGGCGGGTCACATGGTCAGTGGCGTGTGGCAGACGTCGCGGGCCTCCTGGTCCAGCGCCTGCAGGGCCGCGACGGTCGTTCCGCTGCCCAGCTCGCGGGCGGCGGCGTCGATGCGCGTCCTCTCCTCGGCGTCCAGTCCTGCCGGCGGGTGGGCGCGGTCGTAGTCGGCCGGGTCTACGCCGGCGGCGCGCAGGGCGGCGTCGAGGGCCTTGACGCGGCTCACGAGCTGCTGCCAGTCGTCGGTGATGTCGCCGGGCGCCTTGCTCTGCAGGTCCTCGAAGATGGGCAGGGCGCGGATCAGCGCGTCGCTGTCGCCCCCGGTGGTGAGGTCGGTGAGCTCGCGCTGGTGGTCGCTGACCGCCGAGCAGTACTGGTCCTGCTGGTCGCCGCAGCCGGCCAGCGGCAGCAGCACCAGCGCGACGACGGCGGCCACCGGCCGCAGGCGCCTGGTCGCCGGCGTCCCGGGCGCGGTCACGGGCCCAGTCACGGGCCCAGTCACGGGCCCAGTCACGGGCGCAGCGCCGCGAGCTCGTCGTTGGCCCGGCGGGCGGCGTCGGCCAGCGCGCGCGGGTCCGGCCCGGCCCGCAGCAGGCCGCGGGAGCTGCTCGCGAGCACCGCACCCGAGGCGACGCCGAAGATCCGTCGCAGGTCCTCGACCGTGCCGCCCTGGGCGCCGTAGCCCGGCGCGAGGAGGGGTCCGTTGACGTCGAGCCGCTCGGAGGTCTCCCCGATGGTGGCGCCCACCACCGCGCCGAAGGAGCCCAGCGGCTCGGCGCCGGCGTTCAGCTCGCGCAGATGGTCCAGGACCCGCCCGGCCACGGTGCCGCCGCCCTCGAGGCGGGCGTGCTGCACCTCCGGCCCCTCCTTGTTGGAGGTCAGCGCCAGCACGATCACCCCGGCGTCGTGGCGCCGGGCGGTGTCGAACATCGGGTCGAGGGAGCCGAAGCCGAGGTACGGGCTCGCGGTGATCGCGTCGCAGGCGAGCGGCGAGGCGGGGTCGAGGTAGGCGTCGGCGTACGCCTGCGAGGTCGAGCCGATGTCGCCGCGCTTGACGTCCAGCAGCACCAGCGCCCCCGCGGCCCGCGACGCCGCCACCACCCGCTCGAGCACGGCCACCCCCCTGCTGCCGAACCGCTCGTAGAACGCGGACTGGGGCTTGACCACCGAGACCACCGGGGCGAGGGCCTCGACCGCGGTCAGCGCGAACCGCTCGAGCCCGGCCACGTCGTCGGCCAGGCCCCACTCGTGCAGCAGGCCGGCGTGCGGGTCGATGCCGGCGCACAGCGGGCCGCGCGCGGCGAGCGCGGCGTGCAGGCGGGTGCCGAAGGGGGTGCGGGCTCCCGGCGACGTCGCCTCCGGCTCGCGCGGCGCGGCGTCCGGGCGCGGTCCCGTGGGCTGCGGTGTCATGAGGCGGTCTCCTCGGAGTCGTGGTGCAGGGCGGCGGCGAGGCGGGCCGCCGCGGTCGGATCGTGCAGCAGCGCGGTGCCGACCTGGACGGCGGTGGCGCCGGCGGCCAGGAAGCTGCGCGCGTCATCGACGCCGAGGATGCCACCGACCCCCACCACCTGGGCACCGGGCAGCGCCGCGCACACGTCGGCCACGCACCGCAGCGCCAGGGGGCGGATCGCCGGGCCGCTCAAGCCCGCAGCGCGCCCGTCGGGCATCGCGGCCGGGAGCGCGTTGCCCACGACGACGGCGGCGGCGCCCGCCTCGAGGACCGTGCGGGCGCTCTCCACGACCCGGACCGGGTCGCTGCGCAGCTTGGCCAGGACCGGCACCCCGCGGGGCAGGTCCCGCTGGACCGCGGAGACGACCGAGGCGGCGTGGAACGGCTCGCGGACGTCGAAGACGCCGGCGGCCGACGCGTCGGGCGAGGACAGGTTGACCTCGATCGCGGAGACGCCGGGAGCACTTCCCAGCCGCCGCGCCAGCTCGGCGTACTCCCCCAGCGAGCTGCCGGCGATCGAGACGACCACCCGCGCGCCGTGCTGGACCAGCCAGGGCAGCTCGGTGGCGAGGAACGGCTCGAGCCCCGGGTTGGGCAGGCCGACGGCGTGCACCAGCCCCGAGGGGGTCTCCACGATCCGCGGCTGCGGGCCGCCGAGCCGGGCGTTGAGGGTGAGCGAGCGGGTGACGAAGCCACCCAGGTCGGCGAGGGGGGCGTACGCCGCGAGCTCGCGGCCGGTGCCCCCGCAGCCGGAGGCCACCAGCACCGGCGAAGGCAGCGTGAGGCCGGCCAGCTCGACAGTCACGGGGTCACCACCGGTCCGGTCGCCGGCGCGGTCGCCGGTCCGGCCAGCAGCTCGGCCCAGCGGACCCGGTCGCCCCGGAGCACGGGTCCCTCGTGGCAGACGCGGGCCGTGCGCGCGACGCCGGTCTCGCCGACGACGGGGACGGCACAGCCGTGGCACAGGCCGGTGGCGCAGGTGAGCGGCACCTCCAGCGCCGTCTGGCTCCACGCGCCGTGGGCCTCGGCGGCCGCGGCCACCGCGTGCAGGGTCGGCAGCGGGCCGGCGGCGTAGACGACGTCGGCGCCCGCTTGGGCCAGCACGTCGTCGATCACGGCCGGGACGCTGCCCCGGCGACCGACCGAGCCGTCGCCGGTGACCACGGTGACGGCGCGGGCCGAGCGGCGGGCCTCGAGCGCCGAGAGCAGGTGGGCCTCGTCCTCGGCGGCCAGCAGCAGGGTGACGGGGCAGTCCCGCTCGCGGAGCCGCTCGGCCAGCGGGAACAGCGGCGCCGCGGCGTACCCCTCCCCCACCAGCAGGCAGGACACCGGCTCCTTGGGCAGCGCGAACGGCCGGCCGAGCGGGCCGGTGACCTCGAGCCGGGCCCCCGGCGCGAGCCGGGTCAGCCAGCTGCCGCCGACGCCGCGCGGCTCGACCACGACCTCGACCGCGGCACCGTAGCCGCCGACCGGGCGCACCCGGTGGATCCACAGCGCGCGCCGGGCCAGGTGCGACTCGCCCACCGAGACCGCGATGAACGTCCCGGGCCGGAACCGCTCGGGCACCCCCGGCGCCACCAGGGTCAGGTGGTGGTGGGCGCCGATCCGCTTGGTCGCCAGCAGCTCGGCGGTGACGTGGACGGGGCCGGCGTGCTGGACGGCGGGGTCCGCGCCGGGGCCCGGGCCGGGGCTCACCCGGTCGTCCCCGCCACGATCCGGCGCGGCCAGAGCGGCCCCTCGTAGATGAACGCGGAGTACCCCTGCAGCAGGGTCGCACCCGCCTCGAGCCGGGCCCGCGCGTCCTCCACCGTGGTGAGGCCGCCGACACCGACCAGCGTCAGGTCGGGACCCACCCGGCCGCGCAGCA is a window encoding:
- a CDS encoding dihydroorotate dehydrogenase electron transfer subunit, whose translation is MSPGPGPGADPAVQHAGPVHVTAELLATKRIGAHHHLTLVAPGVPERFRPGTFIAVSVGESHLARRALWIHRVRPVGGYGAAVEVVVEPRGVGGSWLTRLAPGARLEVTGPLGRPFALPKEPVSCLLVGEGYAAAPLFPLAERLRERDCPVTLLLAAEDEAHLLSALEARRSARAVTVVTGDGSVGRRGSVPAVIDDVLAQAGADVVYAAGPLPTLHAVAAAAEAHGAWSQTALEVPLTCATGLCHGCAVPVVGETGVARTARVCHEGPVLRGDRVRWAELLAGPATAPATGPVVTP
- the pyrF gene encoding orotidine-5'-phosphate decarboxylase, whose translation is MTPQPTGPRPDAAPREPEATSPGARTPFGTRLHAALAARGPLCAGIDPHAGLLHEWGLADDVAGLERFALTAVEALAPVVSVVKPQSAFYERFGSRGVAVLERVVAASRAAGALVLLDVKRGDIGSTSQAYADAYLDPASPLACDAITASPYLGFGSLDPMFDTARRHDAGVIVLALTSNKEGPEVQHARLEGGGTVAGRVLDHLRELNAGAEPLGSFGAVVGATIGETSERLDVNGPLLAPGYGAQGGTVEDLRRIFGVASGAVLASSSRGLLRAGPDPRALADAARRANDELAALRP
- a CDS encoding tRNA-dihydrouridine synthase, producing MTVELAGLTLPSPVLVASGCGGTGRELAAYAPLADLGGFVTRSLTLNARLGGPQPRIVETPSGLVHAVGLPNPGLEPFLATELPWLVQHGARVVVSIAGSSLGEYAELARRLGSAPGVSAIEVNLSSPDASAAGVFDVREPFHAASVVSAVQRDLPRGVPVLAKLRSDPVRVVESARTVLEAGAAAVVVGNALPAAMPDGRAAGLSGPAIRPLALRCVADVCAALPGAQVVGVGGILGVDDARSFLAAGATAVQVGTALLHDPTAAARLAAALHHDSEETAS